One genomic window of Camelina sativa cultivar DH55 chromosome 5, Cs, whole genome shotgun sequence includes the following:
- the LOC104785280 gene encoding calmodulin-A-like, with protein sequence MVDQSQTTYDQLSEICEAFSLIDVDGDGFITAKELGTVMRSLGHNLTKAELQGMLNEMDADGSGTIDILEFLYALIDTDCKEKLKKAIGVLSQLTEDQLVECKEFFSSIDKDGDGFITRKELGTLMRTLGENHTEAYLQAMINEADLDGDGTIDFLEFLNVMASSFVNQGQGQVQPQIKRGRTVSILKKVGTVIATSGIYDIIKFVLF encoded by the exons atggtgGATCAGAGTCAGACCACGTACGATCAGCTCTCCGAGATTTGCGAAGCCTTCAGCTTAATCGACGTGGATGGTGATG GTTTCATTACCGCGAAAGAGCTCGGAACCGTGATGCGTTCCCTTGGTCACAACCTGACAAAAGCTGAGCTTCAAGGCATGCTCAACGAAATGGATGCAGATGGTAGCGGCACCATCGATATCCTTGAGTTCTTATACGCATTGATCGACACAGACTGTAAGGAAAAACTCAAGAAAGCGATCGGAGTTTTGAGTCAGCTCACTGAAGATCAGCTTGTCGAGTGTAAGGAATTCTTCAGCTCAATAGACAAGGATGGTGACG GTTTCATTACAAGAAAGGAGCTCGGTACCCTGATGCGTACCCTCGGTGAAAACCACACAGAAGCTTATCTTCAGGCCATGATCAACGAAGCGGATTTAGATGGTGACGGAACTATCGATTTCCTTGAGTTCTTGAACGTAATGGCTAGCAGCTTTGTGAATCAAGGTCAGGGCCAAGTGCAGCCTCAGATTAAAAGAGGCAGAACTGTTAGCATCTTGAAGAAAGTAGGGACCGTGATTGCCACCAGTGGCATTTACGacatcattaaatttgtgctttTTTGA
- the LOC104785275 gene encoding uncharacterized protein LOC104785275 — translation MATMRKSHRSKATLGSRRLVLLCIVAVALLLFLSSVISTGGLVLPYPKTLIGYFLKSPRSKRHHSLSDFYLYWGDRIDCPGKNCETCAGLGHQESSLRCALEEAMFLNRTFVMPSRMCINPIHNKKGILNRSDNETTEESWEGSSCAMESLYDIDLISEKIPVILDNSETWHIVLSTSMKLGERGAAHVYGANRHELNDSSCFTNLLVINRTASPLAWFVECKDRGNRSAVMLPYSFLPNMAASRLRDAAEKIKAQLGDYDAIHVRRGDKLKTRKDRFHVERTQFPHLDRDTRPEFILGRIQKQIPPGRTLFIGSNERTPGFFSPLAVWYKVAYPSNFSEILDPIIENNYQLFMVERLIMMGAKTFFKTFREYETDLTLTDDPKKNKNWEIPVYNMEEGKEVAS, via the exons ATGGCGACAATGCGCAAATCCCATAGGTCAAAAGCGACTCTTGGATCAAGAAGACTTGTTCTGCTATGCATTGTCGCCGTGGCATTgctcctctttctttcttccgTGATCTCCACCGGCGGATTGGTTTTACCATATCCGAAGACCCTTATTGGTTACTTCTTGAAGTCTCCACGAAGCAAGAGACATCACAGTTTGTCGGATTTTTACTTGTACTGGGGAGACAGAATCGATTGTCCTGGTAAGAACTGTGAGACCTGTGCTGGTTTGGGTCATCAAGAATCTAGTCTTAGATGTGCTCTTGAGGAAGCCATGTTTCTTAACAG GACTTTTGTAATGCCATCTCGGATGTGCATCAATCCAATACATAACAAGAAAGGTATACTTAATCGATCAGACAATGAAACTACTGAGGAAAG CTGGGAAGGGAGCTCTTGTGCGATGGAATCATTGTATGATATTGACCTCATCTCTGAGAAGATACCTGTGATCTTGGATAACTCGGAGACGTGGCACATTGTGTTATCGACGAGTATGAAACTGGGAGAACGAGGGGCTGCGCATGTGTATGGAGCCAATAGGCATGAGCTAAATGACTCTAGCTGCTTTACAAATCTTTTGGTCATTAACCGCACCGCAAGTCCCTTGGCATG GTTTGTAGAGTGCAAGGATCGAGGTAACCGTAGCGCCGTCATGCTTCCTTATTCATTTCTCCCAAATATGGCAGCATCAAGATTAAGAGATGCTGCCGAAAAG ATAAAAGCACAACTTGGTGATTACGATGCAATCCATGTTCGTCGAGGTGACAAGCTGAAAACACGAAAAGACCGGTTTCACGTTGAAAGAACTCAGTTTCCACATTTAGACAGAGACACACGCCCAGAGTTCATCCTTGGCAGAATACAAAAGCAAATCCCACCAGGACGGACTCTTTTTATTGGTTCTAATGAGAGAACCCCTGGATTCTTTTCGCCTCTCGCTGTCTG GTACAAAGTGGCTTATCCATCGAACTTCAGCGAGATTTTGGATCCGATAATCGAGAACAATTATCAGTTATTCATGGTAGAGAGGCTGATAATGATGGGTGCAAAGACATTCTTCAAAACATTTAGAGAGTACGAAACGGATCTCACTTTAACAGATGATCcgaaaaagaacaagaactgGGAAATACCAGTTTACAACATGGAAGAAGGCAAAGAAGTAGCAAGCTAA
- the LOC104785271 gene encoding F-box protein At2g41170-like isoform X1: METKYLTFFSFCYPNTICVLLLLIVSWLARSTIDHNWLRTLLRRTEAKRNKNQEDENKMSLLDLPDLTLDCILEKLSPSELCAMACVCSELRDKCVIDHLWQKHMEAKWGRLMGDAATQEWKSHVATLMRCLRSSNQSSSKPNWRSRFVASLKPFSWLSSNHGCDKRGSLSSYFAPIDSVMYWYSNLENGKFWFPAQVYNRENGHVGFMMSCYDAKIRYDFKTDTFQAKYSAHGRRAAEEKVTWQRLRPSQVDTKSRDLHVSDCLDGLRPGDHFEIQWRKTKEFPFGWWFGIVGHQQNCDGEENCRCHTDENVVMEFRQFRPESPWSRTVINRKEHRETGNEEDGFYGGVKKLGTEDEVSTWKRLWPSQSLE; this comes from the exons ATGGAGACAAAGTACCTTACTTTCTTCTCGTTTTGCTACCCCAACACGATTTGTGTGTTACTCTTACTCATAGTTTCTTGGCTTGCAAGAAGCACCATCGACCATAATTGGTTAAGAACACTACTACGGAGAACAGAAGCGAAGAGgaacaagaatcaagaagatgaaaacaaaatgtCTCTTCTTGATTTGCCAGACTTAACCTTAGACTGCATCTTAGAGAAGCTCTCTCCATCCGAGCTATGTGCTATGGCTTGTGTTTGCTCTGAGCTAAGAGACAAATGTGTCATCGATCATCTATGGCAGAAGCATATGGAGGCAAAATGGGGAAGATTGATGGGTGATGCAGCGACACAAGAGTGGAAATCTCATGTCGCAACGTTAATGAGATGTCTCAGAAGTTCAAATCAAAGCAGTAGTAAACCAAATTGGAGATCGAGGTTTGTTGCGAGTCTTAAACCTTTCTCATGGTTAAGTTCAAACCACGGCTGTGACAAGAGAGGTTCGTTATCATCATACTTCGCACCTATCGACTCTGTTATGTATTGGTACTCGAATCTTGAGAATGGCAAGTTTTGGTTCCCTGCTCAAGTCTACAATCGCGAG AACGGACATGTTGGATTCATGATGTCTTGTTACGATGCTAAGATCAGATACGATTTCAAGACTGATACATTTCAAGcaaa ATACTCAGCGCATGGCCGGCGAGCGGCGGAGGAAAAGGTGACGTGGCAGAGGCTGAGACCGTCTCAAGTGGACACAAAGTCACGTGATCTGCACGTGTCAGATTGTTTGGACGGACTTCGACCCGGAGACCATTTCGAGATCCAATGGCGAAAAACCAAAGAGTTtccttttg GTTGGTGGTTTGGAATCGTGGGTCATCAGCAAAACTGCGACGGAGAAGAGAATTGCCGTTGCCACACTGACG AGAATGTGGTGATGGAGTTCAGACAATTCAGACCGGAGTCGCCGTGGAGTAGGACGGTGATAAACAGAAAGGAACACCGTGAGACGGGAAATGAAGAAGACGGTTTCTACGGCGGAGTGAAGAAATTGGGTACGGAGGATGAGGTTTCTACGTGGAAGCGATTGTGGCCATCACAATCCTTGGAATAG
- the LOC104785277 gene encoding calmodulin-5, whose protein sequence is MADQLTDDQISEFKEAFSLFDKDGDGCITTKELGTVMRSLGQNPTEAELQDMINEVDADGNGTIDFPEFLNLMARKMKDTDSEEELKEAFRVFDKDQNGFISAAELRHVMTNLGEKLTDEEVDEMIKEADVDGDGQINYEEFVKVMMAK, encoded by the exons atggcgGATCAGCTCACTGACGATCAGATCTCCGAGTTCAAGGAAGCCTTCAGCTTATTCGACAAGGATGGTGATG gTTGCATTACCACAAAGGAGCTAGGTACCGTGATGCGATCCCTGGGTCAAAACCCAACGGAAGCTGAGCTTCAAGACATGATCAACGAAGTAGATGCTGATGGTAACGGTACCATTGATTTCCCTGAGTTTTTGAACCTTATGGCTAGGAAAATGAAAGACACTGACTCTGAGGAAGAACTCAAGGAAGCTTTCAGAGTCTTTGACAAAGACCAAAACGGTTTCATCTCTGCTGCTGAGTTAAGACATGTCATGACTAACCTCGGCGAGAAGTTAACTGATGAAGAGGTTGATGAGATGATTAAGGAAGCTGATGTTGATGGTGATGGTCAGATCAACTACGAGGAGTTCGTTAAGGTTATGATGGCCAAGTGA
- the LOC104785279 gene encoding uncharacterized protein LOC104785279 — MAVSPKHFQVPSAFTLPPSSSFISTIPSSPLSFTASTSPISTTKFSSIRVRFSRRSIVRYNDYAGEDEEGSDEEKEEDWSFEEAVTLFNKRDYYKSHDALEALWIQAEEPTRTLIHGILQCAVGFHHLFNSNHKGAMMELGEGVCKLRKMNFEDGPFHEFERDVSAVLEFVYQTQLELAACSEDMCLTMDQSDRSYQLLGGYAAGQRIYSLETLVDFNNGMSETTSILFSPSSSSSEPTRVKLPTLTATDKHLLDLYR, encoded by the exons ATGGCTGTTTCTCCGAAACATTTCCAGGTTCCTTCAGCGTTCACGTtacctccatcttcttccttcatctccACGATTCCTTCGTCTCCACTCTCTTTTACTGCTTCAACAAGTCCAATCTCCACAACAAAATTTAGCTCCATACGCGTTCGTTTCAGCCGACGATCAATCGTCAGGTACAACGATTACgccggagaagatgaagaaggtagtgatgaggagaaggaagaagattggAGCTTTGAGGAAGCAGTAACGCTCTTCAACAAGAGAGATTATTACAAAAGTCACGACGCCCTCGAGGCTCTTTGGATTCAAGCTGAGGAGCCAACTCGTACCTTAATCCATGGGATTCTTCAATGTGCTGTTGGCTTTCACCATCTTTTCAACAGC AACCATAAAGGAGCCATGATGGAGTTAGGAGAAGGAGTCTGTAAGCTAAGGAAGATGAATTTCGAAGACGGACCGTTTCACGAATTCGAGCGAGATGTCTCAGCCGTTCTTGAATTCGTTTATCAAACTCAACTCGAACTCGCTGCCT GTTCAGAAGATATGTGTTTGACGATGGATCAATCAGACAGATCTTATCAACTCTTGGGTGGTTATGCAGCTGGACAGAGAATATACAGCTTAGAGACTTTGGTTGATTTCAACAATGGGATGTCTGAAACAACTTCAATACTCTTCTCTCCTTCAAGCTCCTCATCTGAGCCAACACGGGTTAAGCTCCCTACACTAACCGCTACCGATAAACATCTTCTTGATCTTTACAGATGA
- the LOC104785276 gene encoding transcription factor bHLH106: protein MQPESSDQMLYSFLAGNEIGGGGGYCVSGDYMTTMQSLCGSSSSTSSYYPLAISGIGETMAQDRALAALRNHKEAERRRRERINSHLNKLRNVLSCNSKTDKATLLAKVVQRVKELKQQTLEISDSDQTLLPSETDEISVLHFGDYSNDGHIIFKASLCCDDRSDLLPDLMEILKSLNMKTLRAEMVTLGGRTRSVLVVAADKEMHGVESVHFLQNALKSLLERSSKSLMERSSGGGGGGERSKRRRALDHIIMV from the exons ATGCAACCAGAGAGCTCAGATCAGATGCTGTATTCCTTTCTCGCCGGAAACGAAATCGGCGGCGGAGGAGGGTACTGCGTCTCCGGCGATTACATGACGACTATGCAGAGCTTATGCGGGTCTTCGTCGTCGACGTCATCTTATTACCCACTTGCGATCTCTGGCATCGGAGAAACGATGGCTCAAGACAGAGCTCTCGCTGCTTTGAGGAATCACAAAGAAGCTGAgcgaaggagaagagagaggatcAATTCTCATCTCAACAAGCTTCGTAACGTACTCTCTTGTAATTCTAAG ACCGATAAAGCCACACTACTTGCCAAAGTGGTTCAACGAGTCAAAGAGCTTAAACAGCAAACCCTAGAGATCTCCGACTCCGATCAAACGCTATTGCCATCAGAGACTGACGAGATCAGCGTTCTACATTTTGGAGACTATTCAAACGACGGTCATATAATTTTCAAAGCCTCTCTATGTTGTGACGATAGGTCAGATCTCTTGCCGGACCTCATGGAGATACTTAAATCACTTAACATGAAGACTCTCCGAGCTGAAATGGTAACTCTTGGTGGTCGGACAAGGAGTGTTCTTGTCGTAGCTGCTGACAAAGAGATGCACGGTGTCGAGTCAGTGCATTTCCTGCAAAACGCTCTTAAGTCGCTGCTTGAGCGGTCAAGCAAGTCGTTGATGGAACGTAGTtcaggtggtggtggaggaggagaacgGTCAAAACGGCGTCGTGCGCTGGATCACATCATAATGGTGTGA
- the LOC104788833 gene encoding pentatricopeptide repeat-containing protein At2g41080-like, with product MAEQTEMEINEVAFLNLLYACSHSGLRDKGLELFDMMVEKYGFKPGLKHYTCVVDLLGRAGSLDQAEAKIRSMPIKPDTIIWKTLLSACNLHKNTEMAQRVFKEILQIDPNDSACYVLLANVHASAKRWRDVSEVRKLMRDKNVKKEAGISWFEHKGEVHQFKMGDRSQSKSKEIYSYLKELTLEMKLKGYKPDTESVLHDMDEEEKESDLVQHSEKLAVAFALMILPEGAPIRIIKNLRA from the exons ATGGCAGAGCAAACTGAAATGGAGATCAATGAGGTTGCGTTTCTAAACTTGCTTTATGCGTGTAGCCATTCTGGTTTAAGAGACAAAGGGCTTGAGTTGTTTGACATGATGGTGGAAAAATACGGGTTCAAGCCCGGTTTGAAACACTACACTTGTGTGGTGGACTTGCTTGGTCGAGCAGGCAGTTTGGATCAAGCCGAGGCAAAAATAAGGTCTATGCCAATCAAACCAGACACCATTATATGGAAAACACTGTTATCTGCGTGTAACTTACACAAAAACACAGAAATGGCACAGAGAGTCTTTAAAGAAATTCTTCAGATTGACCCTAATGACTCCGCTTGTTACGTCCTGCTTGCAAATGTTCACGCCTCAGCTAAGAGATGGCGTGATGTCTCAGAGGTGAGAAAATTAATGAGAGATAAGAATGTGAAGAAAGAAGCTGGAATCAGCTGGTTTGAACACAAAGGTGAAGTGCATCAGTTTAAGATGGGAGATCGCTCTCAATCTAAATCCAAAGAGATCTATTCATACCTGAAAGAACTGACTCTGGAGATGAAGCTGAAGGGATACAAGCCGGATACAGAGTCAGTGTTGCATGATATGGATGAGGAGGAGAAAGAATCAGACTTGGTACAGCACAGCGAGAAACTAGCGGTTGCATTTGCGCTCATGATATTACCTGAAGGTGCACCGATTAGAATAATCAAGAACTTGCGG GCTTAA
- the LOC104785281 gene encoding pentatricopeptide repeat-containing protein At2g41080-like, with protein sequence MAEQTEMEINEVAFLNLLYACSHSGLRDKGLELFDMMVEKYGFKPGLKHYTCVVDLLGRAGSLDQAEAKIRSMPIKPDTIIWKTLLSACNLHKNTEMAQRVFKEILQIDPNDSACYVLLANVHASAKRWRDVSEVRKLMRDKNVKKEAGISWFEHKGEVHQFKMGDRSQSKSKEIYSYLKELTLEMKLKGYKPDTESVLHDMDEEEKESDLVQHSEKLAVAFALMILPEGAPIRIIKNLRVCSDCHVAFKYISVIKNRNITLRDGSRFHHFINGKCSCSDYW encoded by the coding sequence ATGGCAGAGCAAACTGAAATGGAGATCAATGAGGTTGCGTTTCTAAACTTGCTTTATGCGTGTAGCCATTCTGGTTTAAGAGACAAAGGGCTTGAGTTGTTTGACATGATGGTGGAAAAATACGGGTTCAAGCCCGGTTTGAAACACTACACTTGTGTGGTGGACTTGCTTGGTCGAGCAGGCAGTTTGGATCAAGCCGAGGCAAAAATAAGGTCTATGCCAATCAAACCAGACACCATTATATGGAAAACACTGTTATCTGCGTGTAACTTACACAAAAACACAGAAATGGCACAGAGAGTCTTTAAAGAAATTCTTCAGATTGACCCTAATGACTCCGCTTGTTACGTCCTGCTTGCAAATGTTCACGCCTCAGCTAAGAGATGGCGTGATGTCTCAGAGGTGAGAAAATTAATGAGAGATAAGAATGTGAAGAAAGAAGCTGGAATCAGCTGGTTTGAACACAAAGGTGAAGTGCATCAGTTTAAGATGGGAGATCGCTCTCAATCTAAATCCAAAGAGATCTATTCATACCTGAAAGAACTGACTCTGGAGATGAAGCTGAAGGGATACAAGCCGGATACAGAGTCAGTGTTGCATGATATGGATGAGGAGGAGAAAGAATCAGACTTGGTACAGCACAGCGAGAAACTAGCGGTTGCATTTGCGCTCATGATATTACCTGAAGGTGCACCGATTAGAATAATCAAGAACTTGCGGGTTTGCAGTGATTGCCATGTTGCCTTCAAATATATATCGGTGATCAAGAACCGAAACATCACGTTAAGAGATGGTAGTAGATTCCATCATTTCATTAACGGAAAGTGTTCTTGCAGCGATTATTGGTAG
- the LOC104785274 gene encoding CDPK-related kinase 1-like: MGICHGKPIEQQSKTLSVPGETDEAPTSSQPATTKSSGFPFYSPSPVPSLFKSSPSISSSVSSTPLRIFKRPFPPPSPAKHIRAFLARRYGSIKPNEVSIPEGKECEIGLDKSFGFSKQFASHYEIDGEVGRGHFGYTCSAKGKKGTLKGQEVAVKVIPKSKMTTAIAIEDVSREVKILRALTGHKNLIQFYDAFEDDENVYIVMELCKGGELLDKILQRGGKYSEDDAKKVMVQILSVVAYCHLQGVVHRDLKPENFLFTTKDETSPLKAIDFGLSDYVKPDERLNDIVGSAYYVAPEVLHRTYGTEADMWSIGVIAYILLCGSRPFWARTESGIFRAVLKAEPNFEEAPWPSLSPDAVDFVKRLLNKDYRKRLTAAQALCHPWLVGSHDLNIPSDMIIYKLAKVYIMSTSLRKSALAALAKTLTVPQLAYLREQFTLLGPSKNGYISMQNYKTAILKSSTDATKDSRVLDYVHMISCLQYKKLDFEEFCASALSVYQLEAMATWEQHARRAYELFEKDGNRPIMIEELASELGLGPSVPVHVVLQDWIRHSDGKLSFLGFVRLLHGVSSRALQKA, encoded by the exons ATGGGGATCTGTCATGGCAAACCAATCGAGCAACAATCAAAAACCCTCTCAGTTCCGGGAGAAACCGATGAAGCTCCGACGAGTTCACAACCGGCGACTACGAAATCCTCTGGCTTTCCGTTTTACAGCCCTAGTCCTGTACCTAGCTTATTCAAATCCTCACCTTCTATATCATCAAGCGTGAGCTCGACGCCTCTTCGTATCTTCAAGAGACCTTTCCCTCCTCCTTCTCCTGCTAAGCATATAAGAGCTTTCCTCGCGCGTCGTTACGGCTCAATCAAGCCTAATGAGGTCTCTATCCCTGAAGGTAAAGAATGTGAGATTGGTCTTGACAAGAGTTTTGGGTTTTCGAAACAGTTTGCTTCACACTACGAGATTGATGGCGAAGTGGGTCGTGGACATTTTGGTTATACTTGCTCTGCTAAGGGTAAAAAAGGCACCTTGAAAGGTCAAGAAGTTGCTGTTAAAGTTATTCCTAAATCCAAG ATGACAACTGCAATTGCAATTGAGGATGTTAGTAGAGAAGTGAAGATATTGAGGGCTTTGACTGGTCACAAGAACCTAATCCAGTTCTATGATGcgtttgaagatgatgaaaatgtttatattgtaATGGA ATTATGCAAAGGTGGTGAACTCTTGGACAAAATCCTTCAAAG GGGTGGAAAATACTCAGAAGATGATGCTAAAAAAGTTATGGTTCAGATTCTCAGTGTTGTAGCTTACTGTCATCTGCAAGGTGTGGTTCACCGTGACCTTAAACCCGAG AACTTTCTGTTCACTACGAAAGATGAGACTTCTCCTCTGAAAGCAATTGATTTTGGTCTTTCTGATTATGTCAAACCAG ACGAGAGGTTGAATGATATTGTTGGAAGTGCTTACTACGTGGCCCCTGAAGTTTTACACCGTACATACGGGACAGAAGCTGACATGTGGAGTATTGGAGTGATTGCTTATATTCTTCTCTGTGGCAGTCGACCCTTTTGGGCCCGTACTGAATCCGGAATCTTTCGAGCAGTCCTAAAGGCAGAACCAAATTTTGAAGAAGCTCCTTGGCCGTCACTATCACCTGACGCTGTAGATTTTGTGAAAAGATTGCTAAACAAAGATTACCGTAAAAGACTAACTGCAGCCCAGGCTTTGT GTCATCCCTGGCTGGTTGGCTCGCATGACCTAAATATTCCATCTGATATGATCATATACAAGCTTGCAAAAGTGTACATAATGTCTACTTCCTTGAGAAAGTCGGCTTTAGCG GCTCTTGCCAAGACATTAACTGTACCGCAGTTAGCTTATCTGCGGGAGCAATTTACGTTGTTGGGGCCAAGCAAAAATGGATATATCTCTATGCAGAATTACAAAACA GCAATCCTAAAGAGCTCAACAGATGCTACGAAAGATTCACGAGTCTTAGATTATGTTCACATG ATAAGTTGTCTTCAATACAAGAAACTCGACTTTGAAGAATTTTGTGCTTCAGCATTAAGTGTTTATCAGCTCGAAGCAATGGCAACATGGGAGCAACATGCACGGCGTGCTTATGAGTTGTTTGAGAAGGACGGGAATAGACCCATCATGATTGAAGAACTTGCATCG GAACTCGGACTCGGGCCATCAGTGCCGGTGCACGTTGTACTTCAGGATTGGATAAGACATTCCGATGGCAAGCTTAGTTTCTTGGGCTTTGTCAGATTACTACATGGCGTGTCTTCTCGGGCATTACAAAAAGCTTAG
- the LOC104785272 gene encoding rhomboid-like protein 18, with product MNAGPSGFNNAPVTKAFVIATALFTVFFGIRSGSSNLALSYQDIFEKFRIWKLIISSFAFSSTTELFSGLYLLYFFRVFERQIGSNKYSVFILFSGAVSLILETILLSLFKDPTANLLTSGPYAVIFASFVPFFLDIPVTKRFGVFGVPFSDKSFIYLAGVQLLLSSWKRSIFTGICGIIAGSLYRLNIFGIRKAKFPQFMASFFSRFALPSLSSHSQPPRRTSPNLGRQAVRAFRAPVPSTTEPSEEAIATLVSMGFDQNAARQALVHARNDVNAATNILLEAHSH from the exons ATGAACGCAGGTCCCTCCGGTTTCA ATAATGCTCCGGTTACGAAAGCCTTCGTTATTGCGACTGCCCTTTTCACTGTCTTCTTCGGGATCAGGAGCGGTTCTTCCAACCTTGCCTTGTCTTACCAG GATATTTTTGAGAAGTTTCGGATATGGAAACTAATCATATCGAGTTTTGCCTTCTCGTCCACAACAGAGTTGTTTTCCGGCTTGTATTTGCTCTACTTCTTCCGAGTCTTTGAGAGACAGATTGGTTCTAATAAGTATTCG GTTTTCATCTTGTTCTCTGGGGCTGTGTCACTGATACTAGAGACCATTTTGTTATCTCTGTTTAAAG ATCCTACTGCAAACCTACTGACATCTGGACCATACGCCGTCATATTTGCTTCTTTTGTACCCTTCTTCTTGGACATTCCAGTAACAAAGAGGTTTGGCGTATTTGGCGTCCCCTTCTCTGATAAATCATTCATATATCTTGCGGGTGTCCAG CTTTTACTCTCATCTTGGAAAAGATCCATCTTTACTGGAATTTGCGGCATTATTGCTGGTTCCTTGTACCGGTTGAACATCTTTGGTATTCGCAAGGCAAAG TTCCCCCAGTTCATGGCTTCGTTCTTTTCCCGGTTTGCTTTGCCCTCCTTGAGCAGCCATTCTCAACCACCAAGAAGGACATCACCCAACTTAGGTCGCCAAGCAGTG AGAGCTTTTCGAGCTCCAGTGCCATCAACTACAGAGCCATCTGAGGAAGCCATAGCTACTTTGGTATCAATGGGATTTGACCAGAACGCAGCGAGACAGGCGCTTGTACACGCCAGAAATGATGTCAACGCTGCCACCAACATCCTTCTTGAAGCACATTCTCACTAA
- the LOC104785271 gene encoding F-box protein At2g41170-like isoform X2: METKYLTFFSFCYPNTICVLLLLIVSWLARSTIDHNWLRTLLRRTEAKRNKNQEDENKMSLLDLPDLTLDCILEKLSPSELCAMACVCSELRDKCVIDHLWQKHMEAKWGRLMGDAATQEWKSHVATLMRCLRSSNQSSSKPNWRSRFVASLKPFSWLSSNHGCDKRGSLSSYFAPIDSVMYWYSNLENGKFWFPAQVYNRENGHVGFMMSCYDAKIRYDFKTDTFQAKYSAHGRRAAEEKVTWQRLRPSQVDTKSRDLHVSDCLDGLRPGDHFEIQWRKTKEFPFGLFFFFFLSKIMVGGLESWVISKTATEKRIAVATLTRMW; encoded by the exons ATGGAGACAAAGTACCTTACTTTCTTCTCGTTTTGCTACCCCAACACGATTTGTGTGTTACTCTTACTCATAGTTTCTTGGCTTGCAAGAAGCACCATCGACCATAATTGGTTAAGAACACTACTACGGAGAACAGAAGCGAAGAGgaacaagaatcaagaagatgaaaacaaaatgtCTCTTCTTGATTTGCCAGACTTAACCTTAGACTGCATCTTAGAGAAGCTCTCTCCATCCGAGCTATGTGCTATGGCTTGTGTTTGCTCTGAGCTAAGAGACAAATGTGTCATCGATCATCTATGGCAGAAGCATATGGAGGCAAAATGGGGAAGATTGATGGGTGATGCAGCGACACAAGAGTGGAAATCTCATGTCGCAACGTTAATGAGATGTCTCAGAAGTTCAAATCAAAGCAGTAGTAAACCAAATTGGAGATCGAGGTTTGTTGCGAGTCTTAAACCTTTCTCATGGTTAAGTTCAAACCACGGCTGTGACAAGAGAGGTTCGTTATCATCATACTTCGCACCTATCGACTCTGTTATGTATTGGTACTCGAATCTTGAGAATGGCAAGTTTTGGTTCCCTGCTCAAGTCTACAATCGCGAG AACGGACATGTTGGATTCATGATGTCTTGTTACGATGCTAAGATCAGATACGATTTCAAGACTGATACATTTCAAGcaaa ATACTCAGCGCATGGCCGGCGAGCGGCGGAGGAAAAGGTGACGTGGCAGAGGCTGAGACCGTCTCAAGTGGACACAAAGTCACGTGATCTGCACGTGTCAGATTGTTTGGACGGACTTCGACCCGGAGACCATTTCGAGATCCAATGGCGAAAAACCAAAGAGTTtccttttggtctttttttttttttttttttgtcaaagattatg GTTGGTGGTTTGGAATCGTGGGTCATCAGCAAAACTGCGACGGAGAAGAGAATTGCCGTTGCCACACTGACG AGAATGTGGTGA